One genomic window of Arachis hypogaea cultivar Tifrunner chromosome 8, arahy.Tifrunner.gnm2.J5K5, whole genome shotgun sequence includes the following:
- the LOC112707914 gene encoding protein FAR1-RELATED SEQUENCE 5-like isoform X1 codes for MCDALQVSLLEKELDRYYNNSMYAPFQEEGVVEENAASDGDDFEGVGGHSVESGAEGIDDDVYGDGFYDSWEERGIDRLTDLGCMNLKEIRADHIKMLHFADREVAFAFYNLYAKMNGFAARRYRSRRNMNNEVTQQSFVCFRQGFRKHNDCEERKREPKPETRCGCEAEMRVHVHRESGRWIIIYFQEVHNHKMLEDTLTFMLPGHRMMNAAAINQMNMMLKVGIRTPQIYASFVQTAGGHENVPFLKRDMYNQIDKQRKLIGGDAKSCLKLLESMAERNPGMFVRYLADKDGRLVHLFWSDNCSQLDFHLFGDVLAFDATYRKNKYMCPLVVFSGVNHHNQTIVFAAALVANETEETYTWLLQQFLEAMKGKAPGCVITDGHGAMKKAIEAVFPGAYHRLCAWHLIRNATSNISNPVFTSEFKKCMLFDYEVSEFEERWQKVVSELGLETNQWVCDLYAKRAMWATAYIRGHFFGGFRTTSRCEGLHSMLGKFVHSRHNLKDFVEQFFRCISQMRSREAHTDLQSIVGDLVMQTPLHALEKSAANSLTWEIFLLFRPMLSRACTLKVRSCTYTPMCKIYTLSRSRDAQREWQVSHYPNGTFFKCSCMRMESLGIPCDHIVAVLVHMDATEIPSTLVLGRWSKDARSKVRAFMEKGPFCWDSMVNCRNWMLNDLCRELCVVASNDADQFVQVTQKIRNEISRVKGSVKEVGERANVVGSSTLEECVRDPNIARQRTRRRKGLLNHPSVKGVKRCGICRKVGHNRLSCHQRQTRRESESLAARCSPSGEMYDDDDVYYEDISQHEDGDYYIPAHMTDGNVYADEDELAEQCATVEHEYDISLSEP; via the exons ATGTGTGATGCGTTGCAGGTGTCGTTATTAGAGAAAGAATTGGACAGGTATTATAACAATTCGATGTATgcaccattccaagaagaaggGGTCGTCGAGGAGAATGCAGCGAGCGATGGAGATGACTTCGAGGGGGTTGGGGGACATTCGGTTGAGTCAGGTGCAGAAGGCATCGACGATGATGTATACGGTGATGGCTTTTATGACAGCTGGGAAGAAAGGGGAATTGATAGGCTGACTGATCTGGGTTGTATGAATTTGAAAGAAATTAGGGCCGATCATATTAAAATGTTACATTTTGCAGACCGGGAAGTTGCTTTTGCTTTCTATAACCTATATGCAAAGATGAACGGGTTTGCCGCAAGAAGGTACCGGTCGCGGCGGAACATGAACAACGAGGTTACACAACAGTCCTTTGTTTGCTTTAGGCAGGGATTTAGAAAGCACAATGATTGTGAAGAACGTAAAAGGGAACCAAAGCCAGAGACCAGATGTGGTTGTGAGGCTGAGATGCGTGTACATGTACACAGGGAAAGTGGAAGATGGATCATAATCTATTTTCAGGAAGTTCATAATCACAAGATGCTTGAGGACACACTAACTTTTATGCTTCCCGGACACAGGATGATGAACGCGGCAGCTATTAATCAGATGAATATGATGCTTAAGGTCGGCATTAGGACTCCACAAATTTATGCATCATTTGTGCAAACCGCAGGAGGCCACGAAAATGTTCCGTTTTTGAAAAGAGATATGTACAACCAAATAGACAAACAAAGGAAGCTCATTGGTGGGGATGCAAAATCGTGTCTTAAGTTGTTAGAATCAATGGCAGAGCGGAACCCAGGAATGTTTGTAAGATACTTGGCAGATAAAGATGGGCGATTGGTTCACCTGTTTTGGTCAGACAATTGCAGTCAGCTAGATTTCCATCTTTTTGGGGATGTGTTAGCATTTGATGCAACATATCGTAAGAATAAGTACATGTGCCCGCTTGTGGTTTTTTCCGGTGTAAACCATCATAATCAAACAATTGTATTTGCTGCAGCACTAGTTGCAAACGAGACGGAAGAAACATACACTTGGTTACTTCAGCAGTTTCTTGAAGCAATGAAAGGGAAGGCACCTGGATGTGTTATAACTGATGGTCACGGTGCAATGAAGAAGGCCATTGAAGCTGTATTTCCAGGTGCTTATCATCGACTCTGTGCTTGGCATTTAATTAGGAATGCTACTTCAAATATTAGCAATCCAGTGTTTACATCTGAATTCAAAAAATGCATGCTATTTGACTATGAGGTATCTGAGTTTGAGGAAAGATGGCAGAAGGTTGTATCGGAACTTGGTCTCGAGACTAATCAGTGGGTGTGTGATCTTTATGCCAAGAGAGCAATGTGGGCCACTGCATATATCCGCGGACATTTTTTCGGTGGCTTCCGAACGACCTCAAGGTGTGAAGGTTTACATTCTATGCTTGGCAAGTTTGTACACTCTAGACATAACTTGAAGGACTTTGTTGAGCAGTTCTTTCGGTGCATATCTCAGATGAGGTCTCGGGAAGCACACACTGATTTGCAATCTATTGTTGGGGATTTGGTAATGCAGACACCATTGCATGCTCTTGAGAAATCGGCTGCAAATTCACTTACATGGGAAATTTTTCTATTGTTCAGGCCAATGCTTTCACGAGCTTGCACATTGAAGGTTCGCTCCTGCACATACACACCTATGTGTAAGATTTATACACTTTCACGATCCAGAGATGCACAGCGAGAGTGGCAAGTCTCACATTATCCTAATGGAACTTTCTTTAAGTGTTCATGCATGAGGATGGAGTCATTGGGTATTCCATGTGATCACATTGTGGCGGTCCTTGTTCATATGGATGCCACAGAGATACCCTCAACTTTGGTTCTGGGCAGGTGGTCAAAGGATGCCAGGTCCAAAGTTAGGGCATTCATGGAAAAAGGACCATTTTGTTGGGATTCAATGGTCAATTGTCGTAATTGGATGTTGAATGACTTGTGTAGGGAGCTGTGTGTGGTAGCGTCCAACGATGCTGATCAGTTTGTGCAAGTCACCCAGAAAATTAGGAATGAGATCTCCCGTGTTAAGGGTTCAGTCAAAGAGGTTGGCGAAAGAGCGAATGTGGTCGGATCCTCCACTCTGGAGGAATGTGTTAGGGATCCGAATATTGCCCGACAACGTACTAGGCGCAGAAAAGGTTTACTAAACCATCCATCAGTCAAGGGTGTCAAGAGGTGTGGCATTTGTAGGAAGGTTGGACATAATAGACTTTCATGCCATCAAAGGCAAACTAGGCGTGAGTCTGAGTCTTTGGCAGCAAGATGTAGCCCAAGCGGTGAGATGTACGACGATGATGACGTATACTATGAAGACATATCCCAG CATGAAGATGGAGATTATTATATCCCGGCACACATGACTGATGGTAATGTTTATGCTGATGAGGATGAATTGGCAGAGCAATGTGCAACGGTTGAACATGAGTATGATATTTCATTATCGGAACCTTAG
- the LOC112707914 gene encoding protein FAR1-RELATED SEQUENCE 5-like isoform X2, which yields MYAPFQEEGVVEENAASDGDDFEGVGGHSVESGAEGIDDDVYGDGFYDSWEERGIDRLTDLGCMNLKEIRADHIKMLHFADREVAFAFYNLYAKMNGFAARRYRSRRNMNNEVTQQSFVCFRQGFRKHNDCEERKREPKPETRCGCEAEMRVHVHRESGRWIIIYFQEVHNHKMLEDTLTFMLPGHRMMNAAAINQMNMMLKVGIRTPQIYASFVQTAGGHENVPFLKRDMYNQIDKQRKLIGGDAKSCLKLLESMAERNPGMFVRYLADKDGRLVHLFWSDNCSQLDFHLFGDVLAFDATYRKNKYMCPLVVFSGVNHHNQTIVFAAALVANETEETYTWLLQQFLEAMKGKAPGCVITDGHGAMKKAIEAVFPGAYHRLCAWHLIRNATSNISNPVFTSEFKKCMLFDYEVSEFEERWQKVVSELGLETNQWVCDLYAKRAMWATAYIRGHFFGGFRTTSRCEGLHSMLGKFVHSRHNLKDFVEQFFRCISQMRSREAHTDLQSIVGDLVMQTPLHALEKSAANSLTWEIFLLFRPMLSRACTLKVRSCTYTPMCKIYTLSRSRDAQREWQVSHYPNGTFFKCSCMRMESLGIPCDHIVAVLVHMDATEIPSTLVLGRWSKDARSKVRAFMEKGPFCWDSMVNCRNWMLNDLCRELCVVASNDADQFVQVTQKIRNEISRVKGSVKEVGERANVVGSSTLEECVRDPNIARQRTRRRKGLLNHPSVKGVKRCGICRKVGHNRLSCHQRQTRRESESLAARCSPSGEMYDDDDVYYEDISQHEDGDYYIPAHMTDGNVYADEDELAEQCATVEHEYDISLSEP from the exons ATGTATgcaccattccaagaagaaggGGTCGTCGAGGAGAATGCAGCGAGCGATGGAGATGACTTCGAGGGGGTTGGGGGACATTCGGTTGAGTCAGGTGCAGAAGGCATCGACGATGATGTATACGGTGATGGCTTTTATGACAGCTGGGAAGAAAGGGGAATTGATAGGCTGACTGATCTGGGTTGTATGAATTTGAAAGAAATTAGGGCCGATCATATTAAAATGTTACATTTTGCAGACCGGGAAGTTGCTTTTGCTTTCTATAACCTATATGCAAAGATGAACGGGTTTGCCGCAAGAAGGTACCGGTCGCGGCGGAACATGAACAACGAGGTTACACAACAGTCCTTTGTTTGCTTTAGGCAGGGATTTAGAAAGCACAATGATTGTGAAGAACGTAAAAGGGAACCAAAGCCAGAGACCAGATGTGGTTGTGAGGCTGAGATGCGTGTACATGTACACAGGGAAAGTGGAAGATGGATCATAATCTATTTTCAGGAAGTTCATAATCACAAGATGCTTGAGGACACACTAACTTTTATGCTTCCCGGACACAGGATGATGAACGCGGCAGCTATTAATCAGATGAATATGATGCTTAAGGTCGGCATTAGGACTCCACAAATTTATGCATCATTTGTGCAAACCGCAGGAGGCCACGAAAATGTTCCGTTTTTGAAAAGAGATATGTACAACCAAATAGACAAACAAAGGAAGCTCATTGGTGGGGATGCAAAATCGTGTCTTAAGTTGTTAGAATCAATGGCAGAGCGGAACCCAGGAATGTTTGTAAGATACTTGGCAGATAAAGATGGGCGATTGGTTCACCTGTTTTGGTCAGACAATTGCAGTCAGCTAGATTTCCATCTTTTTGGGGATGTGTTAGCATTTGATGCAACATATCGTAAGAATAAGTACATGTGCCCGCTTGTGGTTTTTTCCGGTGTAAACCATCATAATCAAACAATTGTATTTGCTGCAGCACTAGTTGCAAACGAGACGGAAGAAACATACACTTGGTTACTTCAGCAGTTTCTTGAAGCAATGAAAGGGAAGGCACCTGGATGTGTTATAACTGATGGTCACGGTGCAATGAAGAAGGCCATTGAAGCTGTATTTCCAGGTGCTTATCATCGACTCTGTGCTTGGCATTTAATTAGGAATGCTACTTCAAATATTAGCAATCCAGTGTTTACATCTGAATTCAAAAAATGCATGCTATTTGACTATGAGGTATCTGAGTTTGAGGAAAGATGGCAGAAGGTTGTATCGGAACTTGGTCTCGAGACTAATCAGTGGGTGTGTGATCTTTATGCCAAGAGAGCAATGTGGGCCACTGCATATATCCGCGGACATTTTTTCGGTGGCTTCCGAACGACCTCAAGGTGTGAAGGTTTACATTCTATGCTTGGCAAGTTTGTACACTCTAGACATAACTTGAAGGACTTTGTTGAGCAGTTCTTTCGGTGCATATCTCAGATGAGGTCTCGGGAAGCACACACTGATTTGCAATCTATTGTTGGGGATTTGGTAATGCAGACACCATTGCATGCTCTTGAGAAATCGGCTGCAAATTCACTTACATGGGAAATTTTTCTATTGTTCAGGCCAATGCTTTCACGAGCTTGCACATTGAAGGTTCGCTCCTGCACATACACACCTATGTGTAAGATTTATACACTTTCACGATCCAGAGATGCACAGCGAGAGTGGCAAGTCTCACATTATCCTAATGGAACTTTCTTTAAGTGTTCATGCATGAGGATGGAGTCATTGGGTATTCCATGTGATCACATTGTGGCGGTCCTTGTTCATATGGATGCCACAGAGATACCCTCAACTTTGGTTCTGGGCAGGTGGTCAAAGGATGCCAGGTCCAAAGTTAGGGCATTCATGGAAAAAGGACCATTTTGTTGGGATTCAATGGTCAATTGTCGTAATTGGATGTTGAATGACTTGTGTAGGGAGCTGTGTGTGGTAGCGTCCAACGATGCTGATCAGTTTGTGCAAGTCACCCAGAAAATTAGGAATGAGATCTCCCGTGTTAAGGGTTCAGTCAAAGAGGTTGGCGAAAGAGCGAATGTGGTCGGATCCTCCACTCTGGAGGAATGTGTTAGGGATCCGAATATTGCCCGACAACGTACTAGGCGCAGAAAAGGTTTACTAAACCATCCATCAGTCAAGGGTGTCAAGAGGTGTGGCATTTGTAGGAAGGTTGGACATAATAGACTTTCATGCCATCAAAGGCAAACTAGGCGTGAGTCTGAGTCTTTGGCAGCAAGATGTAGCCCAAGCGGTGAGATGTACGACGATGATGACGTATACTATGAAGACATATCCCAG CATGAAGATGGAGATTATTATATCCCGGCACACATGACTGATGGTAATGTTTATGCTGATGAGGATGAATTGGCAGAGCAATGTGCAACGGTTGAACATGAGTATGATATTTCATTATCGGAACCTTAG